One part of the Anaerofustis stercorihominis DSM 17244 genome encodes these proteins:
- a CDS encoding DUF4153 domain-containing protein — MKENLQIKVLNKKLKESINRFIPTFIFTIIMFLCTFVTNIGLFKYDISEFTMSLITGIIVSILVNIFFEYKKQDSNKTKNNILSIVISSFVTIVFCILLLYTKGGYKDLVHLAYYGIIIASLLIMIYTIYTSENEKALFIHLFASFMLTGIISIMIYLGLSICYSAFELLIFNFKYLNMFMIIASFSFSIIFINFFLTFIPKREAEIKTSKIYTNIIKKVMLPLYTILIGVLYLYIFKIIFTGTIPVGEMNPYASLALLGYIFLYLSINNINNKFILYFKKYGSFVLIPIIITQLIFIGIRINAYGLTPLRLLSLILIFIGIIFLICIITKKSIKYPFLIGGIILLIFTVSPFNLYSISNKTQELRLIKVLEKNDMYKEGVIIKSNELSEEDKNTIESCHNYLISSSGVKSRLVKFISDKKDTTYLYGFEFKENNDEYSNIVDNDKITYSFDYDIDDKGLNIDEYSKMFRIKSDALVYRGKYIKNKNGENVSFDFTDYFNELYENNKENNNKTIKMIYEKDNVKVVFTYLDLKVKDKNIINCSYEGILFIK; from the coding sequence ATGAAAGAAAATTTACAAATCAAGGTTTTAAATAAAAAATTAAAAGAGAGTATCAATAGATTTATTCCTACTTTTATATTTACTATAATAATGTTTTTATGTACATTTGTAACAAATATAGGTTTATTTAAGTACGATATATCTGAATTTACAATGAGTTTAATAACGGGAATAATCGTATCTATACTTGTAAACATATTTTTTGAGTATAAAAAACAAGATAGCAACAAAACAAAAAATAACATTCTATCTATTGTAATTTCATCTTTTGTAACAATAGTATTTTGTATACTTCTTTTATATACGAAAGGTGGTTACAAAGATTTAGTTCATTTAGCTTATTACGGTATTATCATTGCAAGTTTACTCATTATGATATATACAATATATACTTCCGAAAATGAAAAAGCATTATTTATACATTTATTTGCTTCATTTATGCTTACTGGTATTATATCTATAATGATATACTTAGGTCTTTCTATATGCTATTCGGCTTTCGAACTTCTTATTTTTAATTTCAAATACCTAAATATGTTTATGATTATTGCTTCATTTTCTTTTTCAATAATATTTATAAATTTCTTTTTAACATTTATACCAAAGAGAGAAGCAGAAATAAAAACATCTAAAATATATACAAATATTATAAAAAAAGTAATGCTGCCTTTGTACACTATCCTTATAGGTGTATTATATCTTTATATTTTTAAAATCATATTTACAGGTACAATTCCCGTTGGAGAAATGAACCCATACGCGTCGCTTGCACTGCTCGGATATATATTTTTATATCTAAGTATTAATAATATAAATAATAAATTCATACTATACTTTAAAAAATATGGAAGTTTTGTACTGATTCCTATAATAATTACACAATTAATATTTATAGGTATAAGGATAAACGCCTATGGTCTTACCCCTTTAAGACTACTTTCATTGATCCTTATATTTATAGGAATTATATTTTTAATATGTATCATAACTAAAAAGAGTATAAAATATCCGTTTTTGATTGGAGGAATCATACTTTTAATATTTACAGTCTCTCCATTCAATTTATATAGTATATCTAACAAAACACAGGAATTAAGACTTATAAAAGTGCTTGAGAAAAATGATATGTATAAAGAAGGAGTAATAATAAAATCAAATGAATTAAGTGAAGAAGATAAAAATACTATTGAAAGCTGTCATAATTACTTGATTTCATCCTCGGGCGTAAAATCAAGATTGGTAAAATTTATATCCGATAAAAAAGATACGACTTATCTATATGGTTTTGAGTTTAAAGAAAATAATGATGAGTACTCGAATATAGTAGATAATGATAAAATCACTTATTCCTTTGACTATGATATAGACGATAAAGGTTTAAATATAGATGAATATAGTAAAATGTTCCGGATAAAAAGTGACGCCTTAGTTTATAGAGGTAAATATATCAAAAATAAAAACGGAGAAAATGTAAGTTTTGACTTTACTGATTATTTTAATGAATTATATGAAAACAACAAGGAAAATAACAATAAAACTATTAAAATGATATATGAAAAAGATAATGTCAAAGTAGTATTCACTTATTTGGATTTAAAGGTTAAAGATAAAAATATTATAAACTGTTCATACGAAGGCATATTATTTATAAAATAA
- a CDS encoding DUF4373 domain-containing protein codes for MDNGIKYFPLDVHLDDEFDFIEADFGLKGFAIIVKLYQKIYGSGGYYCEWDSDVAKLFAKRVGLAGGSVVSEIIEQCLRRGIFSAELYEKYGILTSRGIQKRYFKIVKRRTSVEVDSRYLLIKVSPNYQDVSKKEKNVYKKGKNVCSSSQSKVKESKVKKSKHIYGEFRNVLLSDEEYEKLKKKYTDYEKRIEDLSYYIGSTGKSYKSHYLTILKWARDEKERERNNKSGKSGKETLQSDLEYESYSEDDIEKMMSEGE; via the coding sequence ATGGACAACGGGATAAAGTATTTTCCTTTGGATGTACATCTTGATGATGAGTTCGATTTTATCGAGGCAGATTTCGGACTGAAAGGGTTTGCGATAATAGTTAAACTATACCAAAAGATATACGGTTCGGGCGGTTATTATTGTGAATGGGATTCGGACGTTGCAAAGCTGTTTGCCAAGCGTGTAGGCTTGGCGGGTGGTTCTGTCGTGTCTGAAATAATCGAACAGTGCCTAAGGCGGGGTATTTTTAGTGCAGAGCTTTATGAAAAGTACGGGATATTGACTTCGAGAGGGATACAAAAAAGGTATTTCAAGATAGTTAAGAGACGTACTTCAGTAGAAGTCGATTCAAGGTACCTCCTTATTAAGGTAAGCCCAAATTATCAAGATGTAAGCAAAAAGGAAAAAAATGTATACAAAAAAGGCAAAAATGTATGCAGTTCTTCACAAAGTAAAGTAAAGGAAAGTAAAGTAAAGAAAAGTAAACATATATACGGTGAATTTAGAAATGTACTTCTTAGTGATGAAGAGTACGAAAAGCTCAAGAAGAAATATACGGATTATGAAAAGCGTATAGAAGATTTGAGCTATTATATCGGGAGTACGGGAAAGAGTTATAAGAGTCATTACCTTACCATACTCAAATGGGCAAGGGACGAAAAAGAGAGGGAGAGAAATAACAAGAGCGGTAAAAGCGGTAAGGAGACTTTGCAGAGCGATTTGGAATATGAAAGCTACAGTGAAGATGATATTGAAAAGATGATGTCGGAGGGAGAGTAG
- a CDS encoding NYN domain-containing protein encodes MNKTAILVDGGFYRKRAMYLWGDKSPSERALELSSYCKRHLNEKIDGVKTKNDLYRIFYYDCTPISKKVYHPLLDRTVDFSKTDTYNWTVDFLESLKKERKFALRLGRLAEEQAEYKLKKEPLKKLFKGSITLQDITENDFFIDIKQKGVDMKIGVDIASLAYKKQVSQIILISGDSDFVPAAKLARREGIDFVLDPLHSSIKSDLFEHIDGLNTRENKPPKGETIKFNLKKK; translated from the coding sequence ATGAATAAAACAGCAATTTTAGTAGACGGAGGATTTTATAGAAAAAGAGCAATGTACCTTTGGGGAGATAAATCGCCTAGTGAAAGAGCCCTTGAATTGAGTAGTTATTGCAAAAGACATCTAAATGAAAAAATTGATGGTGTAAAGACTAAAAATGATTTATATAGAATTTTCTACTATGATTGTACACCTATATCTAAAAAGGTATATCATCCTTTACTAGACAGAACAGTTGACTTTTCTAAAACAGATACATATAATTGGACTGTTGACTTTTTAGAATCATTAAAAAAAGAAAGAAAATTTGCACTTAGGCTAGGCAGATTAGCTGAAGAGCAAGCTGAATATAAATTAAAAAAGGAACCCTTAAAAAAACTATTTAAAGGAAGTATAACTCTTCAAGATATAACAGAAAATGATTTTTTCATTGATATAAAACAAAAAGGCGTTGATATGAAAATTGGAGTAGATATTGCTTCTCTTGCTTATAAAAAACAAGTTTCACAAATAATTTTAATTTCCGGTGACAGCGACTTTGTCCCCGCTGCAAAGCTTGCAAGACGTGAAGGTATTGATTTTGTACTAGATCCATTACATTCAAGTATTAAATCAGATTTGTTTGAACATATAGACGGATTAAACACAAGAGAAAACAAACCTCCAAAAGGCGAAACAATTAAATTTAACCTAAAGAAAAAATAA
- a CDS encoding PBSX family phage terminase large subunit encodes MINESEINIEISKKVFNEVYLPYIDNEDRLLIFYGGAGSGKSVFVVQRYVYKILNSDLCNVLVARKTGNTNRTSTFALFKQVIYKWNLGEYFLINKSDMSITCKLNKNQIIFKGLDDVEKIKSTTFETGELTDVWIEEASEIEEDDYKQLNVRLRGGKSKKQIVMSLNPIDINHWIKLKLINEDKATYLHTTYKDNRFIDEDYKRELESYKDTDIYYYNVYCLGMWGVLGDSVFDVGVVNNQLAKDIRPVKRGYFLYDYDGKDITNIRWIEDAGGYINIYEDVKGRYPYVIGGDTAGDGSDNFTAHVINNVTGQQVCTMKNKFDEDLYARQVYCLGKYYNDALVGIEANYSTYPNKELERLKYPKMYVREREDTYTKKMVKAFGFVTTSLTRPIIIANLIKIVREEGEKIVDKDTLEEMLTFVRNEKGRPEAAMGAHDDLVMGLAIAYNIREQQEMTIPKEKRPRHYNFEAEKPKRGRSDLGSEVKVV; translated from the coding sequence ATGATTAATGAAAGTGAAATAAATATTGAAATATCAAAGAAAGTATTCAATGAGGTCTATCTTCCTTATATCGATAACGAAGACAGGCTTCTTATTTTTTACGGCGGTGCGGGAAGCGGGAAGAGCGTGTTCGTGGTACAGAGGTATGTGTATAAGATACTTAACAGTGATCTATGCAACGTACTTGTGGCAAGGAAGACGGGGAACACCAACAGGACTTCTACCTTTGCACTGTTCAAGCAGGTCATTTATAAATGGAACTTGGGAGAGTATTTTCTGATTAACAAAAGCGATATGAGCATAACATGCAAGCTTAATAAAAATCAGATAATATTCAAAGGGCTTGACGACGTGGAAAAGATCAAATCCACGACATTTGAAACGGGAGAGCTTACGGATGTATGGATAGAGGAAGCCAGCGAGATAGAAGAGGACGACTACAAGCAGCTGAATGTACGTTTAAGAGGGGGAAAGAGCAAGAAGCAGATAGTGATGAGCCTTAACCCCATAGATATAAATCACTGGATAAAGCTGAAGCTGATAAACGAAGACAAGGCTACATATCTTCATACCACTTATAAAGACAACAGGTTCATTGATGAGGATTACAAGAGAGAGCTTGAGAGCTACAAGGACACGGATATATATTATTACAATGTGTACTGTCTGGGAATGTGGGGAGTTCTGGGAGACAGTGTATTCGATGTGGGTGTAGTGAACAATCAGCTTGCAAAGGACATAAGACCCGTAAAGAGGGGATATTTCTTATACGACTATGACGGGAAGGATATAACGAATATAAGGTGGATAGAGGACGCGGGAGGATATATAAATATATACGAAGATGTGAAGGGGAGATATCCTTATGTTATCGGAGGAGATACTGCGGGAGACGGGAGCGACAACTTCACGGCTCATGTAATAAACAATGTAACGGGGCAGCAAGTATGCACAATGAAAAATAAATTTGATGAGGACTTATATGCAAGGCAGGTATACTGTCTGGGGAAATATTATAACGACGCACTGGTAGGGATAGAGGCGAACTACTCCACATATCCCAATAAGGAGCTTGAAAGACTTAAATATCCTAAAATGTATGTGAGAGAAAGAGAAGATACATACACAAAGAAGATGGTAAAAGCCTTCGGATTTGTGACTACTTCTTTGACGAGACCCATAATAATAGCAAACCTTATAAAAATAGTCAGAGAAGAGGGAGAGAAGATAGTGGATAAAGATACGCTGGAAGAAATGCTTACATTCGTAAGGAATGAGAAAGGCAGACCGGAAGCGGCAATGGGAGCCCACGACGACTTGGTAATGGGGCTTGCCATAGCATACAACATAAGAGAACAGCAGGAAATGACGATACCGAAAGAGAAGAGACCTAGACACTATAACTTTGAGGCAGAGAAGCCGAAGAGGGGGAGAAGTGATTTGGGGAGTGAGGTTAAGGTGGTTTAA
- a CDS encoding helix-turn-helix domain-containing protein, translating into MSIFSDNLKKFRKLKNFKQKEIAEMLEIDTSTYSNYENGKREPNILTIKKIAKILNVSGDDLLGIKSKEKNKHFLNNREMSHISKYRKLNEPRQNRVDKITDMELEEQEEETLKSSSSKFLKG; encoded by the coding sequence ATGAGTATTTTTAGTGATAATTTAAAAAAATTTAGAAAATTAAAAAATTTCAAACAAAAAGAAATAGCTGAAATGTTAGAGATAGATACCTCAACTTATTCAAATTATGAAAATGGGAAAAGAGAGCCCAATATATTAACAATAAAAAAAATAGCTAAAATATTAAATGTTTCAGGAGATGATTTATTGGGTATCAAATCAAAAGAAAAAAATAAACATTTTTTAAATAATAGAGAAATGTCACATATCAGTAAATATAGAAAACTAAATGAACCGCGTCAAAACAGAGTCGATAAAATAACGGATATGGAACTTGAAGAACAGGAAGAAGAAACGTTAAAATCATCTTCTTCTAAATTTTTAAAAGGATAA
- a CDS encoding phage repressor protein/antirepressor Ant, with product MNEIKIFENSEFGRVRVELINNDIYFCLKDVCEALSITNTTMVANRLDVDEVTKLDLGGKSGSTNFVNESGLYSVILRSDKPNAQKFRKWVTSEILPNIRKHGAYMTDETLEKALLSPDFLIQLANQLKEAKALNSKLAVDNQIMKPKADYFDELVERNTLTNFTETAKELGIKRKVLINFLINKKYIYRDKKGKILPYESRNKGYFEIKESFNNKTDWSGVQTLITPRGREAFKLMITG from the coding sequence ATGAACGAAATAAAGATATTTGAAAACAGTGAATTTGGAAGAGTAAGAGTTGAATTAATAAATAATGATATATATTTTTGTCTTAAAGATGTATGTGAGGCACTATCAATTACCAATACAACAATGGTTGCCAATAGATTAGATGTAGATGAAGTGACTAAGTTAGATTTAGGCGGTAAATCAGGAAGTACCAATTTTGTAAATGAAAGTGGTTTATATTCTGTTATATTAAGAAGTGATAAACCCAATGCACAAAAGTTTAGGAAATGGGTAACATCGGAAATATTACCAAATATCAGAAAACACGGAGCATATATGACCGATGAGACGCTTGAGAAAGCTCTGTTAAGCCCTGATTTCCTTATCCAGCTTGCTAATCAACTTAAAGAAGCAAAAGCATTGAACAGTAAGCTGGCGGTAGATAATCAAATAATGAAGCCTAAGGCAGATTATTTCGACGAACTGGTGGAACGAAACACATTGACGAATTTTACGGAAACGGCTAAGGAACTGGGGATAAAAAGAAAAGTACTTATAAACTTTCTTATTAATAAAAAATATATTTACAGAGACAAAAAGGGTAAGATACTTCCTTATGAAAGCAGAAATAAAGGATATTTTGAGATAAAAGAAAGCTTCAACAATAAAACTGACTGGAGCGGAGTACAAACTCTTATAACTCCCAGAGGAAGAGAAGCCTTTAAGCTCATGATAACGGGATAA
- a CDS encoding phage antirepressor KilAC domain-containing protein, whose amino-acid sequence MNDLIKINYENDRPTVLGRDLHRMLEVNSNYTTWFRRMCEYGFTENADYLTCFPNLEREIHGGQNKQDHQLTIEMAKEICMLQRSEKGKQIRQYFIEVESQFNTPELVMARALKMADRQMKKLQNKLETDKPKVIFADAVTSSKQSILIGELAKLLKQNGIEIGQNRLFSWLRENGYLIRRKGSNYNMPTQRSMDKHLFEIKETAITHSDGHISISRTPKVTGRGQQYFINIFLS is encoded by the coding sequence ATGAATGATTTGATTAAAATAAATTATGAAAATGACAGACCGACTGTGCTTGGAAGAGATTTACATAGGATGTTGGAAGTAAACAGTAATTATACGACTTGGTTTAGAAGAATGTGTGAATATGGATTTACCGAAAATGCAGATTATTTAACTTGCTTTCCTAATTTGGAAAGGGAAATTCATGGAGGACAGAATAAACAAGACCACCAGCTTACAATAGAAATGGCAAAAGAAATTTGTATGCTTCAGAGAAGCGAAAAGGGAAAGCAAATTAGACAGTACTTTATAGAAGTCGAAAGTCAGTTTAACACTCCCGAGCTTGTAATGGCAAGAGCTTTAAAAATGGCAGACAGACAGATGAAGAAACTTCAAAATAAGTTAGAAACTGATAAACCGAAAGTGATTTTTGCGGACGCAGTCACATCTTCCAAACAGTCAATATTAATTGGAGAGCTTGCTAAGCTTTTAAAACAAAATGGAATTGAGATAGGTCAGAATAGACTTTTTTCGTGGCTCAGGGAGAACGGATATTTGATAAGAAGAAAGGGAAGTAATTATAATATGCCTACTCAAAGAAGTATGGATAAACACTTATTTGAAATAAAGGAAACAGCTATAACTCATAGTGACGGACACATCAGTATATCAAGGACTCCTAAGGTAACGGGAAGAGGTCAGCAGTATTTTATAAATATTTTCTTGTCGTAG
- a CDS encoding C-GCAxxG-C-C family protein yields the protein MGKYGEKAVKLHDEKYNCCQSVVLAFEEELGVDRDTLANLSANLGGGLGYAGEVCGAVSGMAIVSGFLGGWKVPTDQESKKVSYDTIKELVEEFRKENNYSRCDELREQRKAGGSTCAELISCAADMVARKMGLE from the coding sequence ATGGGTAAATATGGTGAAAAAGCAGTAAAATTACATGATGAAAAATACAACTGCTGTCAGTCTGTTGTATTGGCTTTCGAAGAAGAATTGGGCGTTGACAGAGATACTCTTGCAAATCTATCGGCTAACTTAGGCGGAGGTTTAGGCTATGCGGGAGAAGTATGCGGAGCTGTTTCAGGAATGGCTATCGTATCGGGATTTTTAGGCGGATGGAAAGTTCCTACCGATCAGGAAAGCAAAAAAGTAAGTTATGATACAATAAAAGAACTTGTTGAAGAATTCAGAAAAGAAAATAATTATTCACGCTGTGATGAACTTCGTGAGCAGAGAAAAGCAGGCGGGAGCACCTGTGCTGAGCTTATAAGCTGTGCGGCGGATATGGTAGCAAGAAAAATGGGGCTTGAATAA
- a CDS encoding terminase small subunit yields MGKEGKLTQKQKRFCDEYIICLNATEAAIKAGYAKKSAYSIGSENLRKPEIKAYIDERLSEIRGKKIAEAEEIMEYLTSVVRGESESEIVVIEGEGLGESSARKIRKNPDEKEKLKAAELIGKRYGLFTEKVELDSSKKTIKVTLTDD; encoded by the coding sequence ATGGGAAAGGAAGGTAAATTGACACAGAAGCAGAAGCGTTTTTGTGATGAATATATAATATGCTTAAATGCCACCGAGGCGGCTATCAAGGCGGGGTATGCGAAGAAGAGTGCGTACTCTATCGGGAGTGAGAACTTGAGAAAACCTGAAATAAAGGCTTATATAGACGAAAGGCTCAGTGAGATAAGGGGAAAGAAGATAGCGGAAGCCGAGGAGATAATGGAGTATCTGACATCGGTGGTAAGAGGAGAGAGCGAGTCGGAGATAGTGGTTATCGAAGGAGAGGGGCTTGGGGAGTCCAGTGCGAGGAAGATAAGGAAGAACCCGGATGAGAAAGAAAAGCTGAAGGCAGCGGAGCTGATCGGTAAGAGGTATGGACTGTTTACGGAGAAGGTGGAGCTGGACAGCAGCAAGAAAACTATAAAGGTGACGCTTACGGATGATTAA
- a CDS encoding exodeoxyribonuclease III: MKLVTWNVNGLRACVNKGFMDFFNEVDSDIFSVQETKLQKGQIEMDIPGYEEYWDYAEKKGYSGTATFSKIKPISVKTGLEEEKFSKEGRVITAEYENFYLVNVYTPNSQNELKRLDYRMEWEDYFADYLCELDKVKPVIMCGDLNVAHREIDLKNPKTNKKNAGFTIEERDKMTSLLKRGFVDSYRYLYPDIEGVYTWWSYRFNARKNNAGWRIDYFIVSDRIKDKIKDVKIFSDVMGSDHCPVLLDIEL; encoded by the coding sequence ATGAAACTTGTGACATGGAATGTAAACGGGCTTAGAGCTTGTGTAAATAAAGGATTTATGGACTTTTTTAACGAAGTCGACAGTGATATTTTCAGTGTTCAGGAAACGAAACTGCAAAAAGGTCAAATAGAAATGGATATTCCCGGATACGAAGAATACTGGGATTATGCCGAAAAGAAAGGTTATTCAGGGACAGCTACTTTTTCAAAGATAAAACCAATCAGTGTAAAAACAGGATTGGAAGAAGAAAAGTTTTCAAAGGAAGGAAGAGTTATAACCGCTGAATATGAAAATTTTTATTTGGTAAATGTGTACACTCCCAATTCCCAAAACGAACTTAAGCGTCTTGATTATCGTATGGAGTGGGAAGATTATTTTGCGGATTATCTATGTGAACTTGATAAAGTGAAGCCTGTTATAATGTGCGGAGATTTAAATGTGGCTCACAGGGAAATAGACCTTAAAAATCCAAAGACAAATAAAAAGAATGCAGGGTTTACCATTGAAGAAAGAGATAAGATGACTTCACTTCTTAAAAGAGGGTTTGTAGACAGCTACAGATATTTATATCCCGATATCGAAGGGGTGTATACATGGTGGTCATACAGATTTAACGCAAGAAAAAATAATGCGGGGTGGAGGATAGACTACTTTATAGTAAGCGACAGGATAAAGGATAAAATCAAAGACGTGAAAATATTTTCTGACGTAATGGGTTCCGACCACTGTCCGGTACTGCTGGATATAGAACTTTAA
- a CDS encoding DUF2284 domain-containing protein, with the protein MEDFAKVAVELGATTAKVIDPKSVVTAPWTLNKCKYGCKNYNKRQCCPPIATTYKEMQVLLDTYEKALLIQCLDPYDVNHVLRKMLDWLGKHGYYKCLGYGAKKCEICRDEYGEECSFPDCKHADKVIPQMDGSGIDVIQTVINNGYEEHGVKAWGDSTGFKVLPHEKGGKDWRESGINFYGMILLY; encoded by the coding sequence ATGGAAGATTTTGCAAAAGTAGCTGTTGAGCTTGGTGCGACTACCGCTAAGGTGATAGATCCCAAAAGCGTAGTTACGGCACCTTGGACGCTGAATAAGTGTAAATACGGGTGTAAGAATTATAATAAAAGACAGTGCTGCCCTCCTATTGCAACTACGTATAAGGAGATGCAGGTCTTACTCGATACTTACGAAAAAGCTCTTTTGATACAGTGTCTCGACCCTTATGACGTAAATCATGTACTAAGGAAAATGCTTGATTGGCTCGGTAAACACGGATATTATAAATGTCTCGGATACGGAGCAAAGAAGTGTGAAATATGCAGAGATGAATACGGAGAAGAATGTTCTTTTCCGGATTGCAAACATGCCGACAAAGTAATACCGCAAATGGACGGAAGCGGGATAGACGTTATTCAGACCGTTATCAATAATGGATATGAAGAGCACGGAGTAAAGGCATGGGGAGACAGCACGGGATTTAAAGTTCTTCCTCACGAAAAAGGCGGAAAAGACTGGAGAGAATCGGGTATAAACTTTTATGGTATGATTTTATTATATTAA
- a CDS encoding SDR family oxidoreductase, whose protein sequence is MGSKLQDKVAIVTGATGGIGREIVKALASEGAKVLMADINEEALKSLKKEIGENIEYYSGDLCDLDTCRKIAAHCKDTFGKLDILVNSVGVALRKPLLDVTKEEFMKLYEVNVYTTLSMTQACYELLKDSDSSDIISIVSSSGMYPHIHQGAYCSTKYAQRALNEVLNIELFDDDIRVHNLYPSAVETPMAKIARGDLAENMSCKPEEIAEIIVFILSNRNNSVIDNLIIRRYTKRPDEM, encoded by the coding sequence ATGGGTAGTAAATTACAAGATAAGGTAGCTATAGTAACGGGAGCGACCGGAGGTATAGGCAGAGAAATCGTAAAAGCTTTGGCTAGTGAAGGTGCTAAAGTTTTAATGGCTGATATAAATGAAGAAGCATTAAAAAGTTTAAAGAAAGAAATCGGAGAAAACATAGAGTATTACAGCGGTGATTTATGCGATTTGGATACGTGCAGGAAAATCGCAGCACACTGCAAGGATACTTTCGGCAAACTTGATATTTTGGTAAACAGTGTTGGCGTGGCACTCAGAAAGCCTTTACTTGATGTAACCAAAGAAGAGTTTATGAAGCTTTATGAAGTTAATGTATATACGACTCTTTCGATGACTCAGGCATGTTATGAGTTATTGAAAGACTCAGACAGTTCAGATATAATTTCCATAGTGTCTTCTTCGGGAATGTATCCTCATATACATCAGGGCGCTTACTGTTCCACAAAGTATGCACAAAGAGCATTGAATGAAGTTTTAAATATAGAACTTTTCGATGATGATATAAGAGTACATAATTTATATCCTTCTGCTGTTGAAACTCCTATGGCTAAAATCGCAAGGGGAGATTTAGCTGAAAATATGTCCTGCAAGCCTGAAGAAATAGCAGAGATAATAGTATTTATTTTATCCAACAGGAATAATTCGGTTATAGATAATTTGATTATAAGACGTTACACGAAAAGACCTGATGAAATGTAG
- a CDS encoding tyrosine-type recombinase/integrase, whose product MKNPNKFGTCYKLSGKRRNPYIARAYTGKNEYGEPIYKTIGYFRTKTEGNKALMEYNYNPYDIDKSKLLFKDVYELWLKQYKEYNPSSKATENYHKAFKLLFPIHNETFSKLKGYHYQSIIDDLGKKYTFNYLKYVYSLLRQIYKFAVVNDISLADYSKGLRKTGKKKNEQDYLTQIEVGMIYKNLNIVENADVILTLCLTGIRPSELFNITKFSVDFKNKIISGIGIKTEAGFNKRIPISKFLEPILINRYNKADTYLFAKPNGLKMNYQYFLNHIYKPCLKELDIPYKSPKSTRHFFATFTNELNLNKKARTSILGHTNVNFTDETYTHTEDNFLKKEYNKVDTMLGDLFKSQTKN is encoded by the coding sequence ATGAAAAACCCAAACAAATTCGGGACTTGTTATAAATTGTCGGGAAAAAGGAGAAATCCCTATATAGCAAGAGCCTACACAGGAAAAAACGAATACGGAGAACCTATATATAAAACCATAGGTTACTTCAGAACCAAAACCGAAGGCAACAAAGCCTTAATGGAATATAATTATAATCCCTATGACATTGATAAATCCAAATTGTTATTTAAAGATGTATATGAGCTATGGTTAAAACAGTATAAAGAATATAATCCATCATCTAAAGCAACGGAAAATTATCATAAAGCATTTAAATTACTGTTCCCTATCCATAACGAAACCTTTTCCAAATTAAAGGGATACCATTATCAAAGTATCATAGATGATCTCGGCAAGAAATATACTTTTAATTATCTCAAATACGTGTATAGTCTTTTAAGACAGATATATAAATTTGCAGTGGTAAATGATATAAGTCTTGCTGATTATTCCAAGGGACTCAGAAAAACAGGGAAAAAGAAAAATGAACAGGATTATCTCACACAGATAGAAGTAGGAATGATTTATAAAAATTTAAATATTGTTGAAAATGCTGATGTTATACTGACTTTATGTTTAACCGGAATACGTCCAAGTGAATTATTTAATATTACAAAGTTTAGTGTAGATTTTAAAAATAAAATAATAAGCGGTATCGGGATAAAAACCGAAGCGGGATTTAATAAAAGGATCCCTATTTCCAAATTTTTGGAACCTATACTCATAAACAGATATAATAAAGCGGATACATACCTTTTTGCGAAGCCCAACGGGCTTAAAATGAATTATCAGTACTTTCTAAATCATATTTACAAGCCTTGCCTAAAAGAGCTTGATATCCCTTATAAATCTCCTAAAAGCACACGTCATTTTTTTGCTACATTTACCAATGAATTAAATCTTAATAAAAAAGCAAGAACAAGTATCTTAGGTCATACAAACGTTAATTTTACCGATGAAACTTATACCCACACCGAAGATAATTTCCTTAAAAAGGAATATAACAAAGTCGATACAATGCTTGGTGACCTGTTTAAATCTCAAACAAAAAACTAA